From Dictyoglomus sp.:
AGGTTGCCCGAGGGGGTACAGATGGTGATGCCAGGGGACAATTTAGAGATGGAGATAAAATTAATAAAGCCTATAGCCCTAGAAGAGGGGTTAAGATTTGCCATAAGAGAAGGTGGCAAGACTGTTGGAGCCGGAGTCGTAACTAAAATTATTGAGTAGGGAGGAATGAGAATTTATGAGTAGCTATTTAGAAAAACAAAGAATAAGAATCCGGCTCAAGGCTTTTGATCATAGAATTCTAGATCAATCCGCTAAAAAGATTATTGATACTGTGAGAGGGACAGGAGCAAAAATTTCTGGTCCTATCCCTCTTCCTACAAAAGTAAGTAGATATTGGGTATTGCGTTCTCCTCATGTTAATAAAAACTCCGGAGAGCACTTTGAAATTCGAGTTCATAAGAGACTTATTGATATCATAGAACCTACTGCAAAAACTGTGGAAGCTCTTATGAATTTAGAGCTTCCTGCAGGAGTTGAAGTAGAAATTAAAACTTAGAGAAGAGGGGATTGAGATGTCTGCACCAACTACGAAAGGAATTTTAGGAAGAAAAATTGGTATGACTCAAATTTTTAGAGAAAATGGTGAGGTGGTTCCTGTCACAGTTGTTAAGGGGGGACCATGCCTAATATTGTCTTTAAAGCTTGAAGAAAGAGATGGATATAATGCTATTCAATTAGGATATGAACAGTGTAAAGAAACAAAGTTAAATAAGCCCCAAAGAGGATTTTTTAAAAAACTTGGCTTTCCAACTTTCAAAATTGTTAAAGAGATAAGAGTTATAAATCCTCACGAATATAAACCTGGACAAGAACTTACTGTAGATATTTTTAAAGAAGGAGAATTAGTTGATGTAACAGGGAAAACAAAAGGAAGAGGATTTACGAGTCATATAAAACGCTGGAATTTTAGTAGAGGAAGAATGTCTCACGGTTCTAAGTGTCATAGAAGAAGAGCATCAATTGGTGCTGGTGGAGTTCAGCATGTAATGAAAGGTCAAAAAATGGCTGGAAGATATGGCAATGAATTAGTCACTATTCAAAATTTAGAAATTGTAAAGGTTGACAAAGAAAAAAATCTATTGCTTATTAAAGGTGCAATTCCAGGACCGCCAGGTAATTTACTGGTAATTAGAAAAGCTATTAAATCTCTTAGGAAGGGGATAGAACAATGATTCAAGTTCCTGTTTATAATCAGAATGGAGAAAAAGTTTCTGAGATAGAACTTAAGGAAGAATTATTTGGGGTTAAGACAAGACCAGATTTGTTTCATATGTGTGTTGTTATGTATCTAGCAAATGGAAGACAAGGAACTCATTCAACAAAAAGAAGATCTGAGGTTAATAGAAGTGGAAGAAAAGTCTGGCCTCAAAAAGGTACAGGTCACGCTCGTCAAGGTGATAGAAAGGCTACCCATTGGGTAGGTGGAGGAAGACCTTTTGGACCAAAACCGAGAGATTATTCTTATAAGATGCCTAAGAAAATGAGAAGATTAGCTATTAGGTCTGCTTTATCTACAAAACTAAAGGAAAATAATCTTATAATTTTAGATAAAATAGAACTTTCTCAACCAAAGACAAAAGAGTTTGTAAAAATCCTAGACAATTTTGGATTAAGTAATTCTTCTGTTCTAGTAAGTCTTCCTAAGAAAAATGAACTTATAAAGAGAGCAACTTCGAATATTAAAAATGTTAAAACAATGGTTGCGTCTTGTCTAAATGTCTATGATTTATTAAAATATGATTATTTAATTCTAACTATAGATGCGATACCTGTTTTAGAGGAGGCATTTTTAAAATGAAAGATCCATATACTGTAATTCTAAGTCCTATAATTTCAGAAAAAAGTACTGAATTATCAAAGTATGGAAAGTATATTTTTGAAATAGCGAGAGATGCCAATAAAATTGATGTTAGAAGAGCAGTAGAAGAAATTTTTAAGGTTAAAGTTAAGAAAGTGGCAATTATAAATGAAAAGCCTAAGTTAAGAAGATTAGGAATGTCTCAAGGTTATACTTCAAAAAGGAAGAAGGCAATTGTAACTTTGCAACCAGGTTATAAAATCGAACTGATTAGTGGAGTATAGGAGGTATTATTATGCCACTTAAGAAATTAAGACCTATAACGCCAGGAACAAGACATGCTCTTCTTCCAGATTTTTCTGAAATAACAAAAGAGGAACCAGAAAAATCTTTGGTGGTTCCTCTAAAAAAGTCTGGAGGGAGAAATAACTTTGGTCATATAACTGTAAGATTTAGAGGGGGAGGACATAAAAGGCTTTATAGAATAATTGATTTCAAAAGGGATAAAGATAACATTCCAGCAAAAGTGATAAGTATTGAATATGATCCTAATAGATCTGCGAGAATTGCTTTATTAAGTTACTCGGATGGAGAAAAAAGGTATATAATAGCTCCGGAGGGTTTAAAAGTTGGAGATACAGTAATTTCGGGTGAAAATGTGGATATAAAAGTTGGAAATAATCTTCCTCTAAAAAATATTCCTGATGGTACTTTAATACATAATTTAGAACTTTATCCCGGAAGAGGTGGGCAATTGGTAAGAGCTGCTGGAACCTCTGCTCAAATTCTTGGAAAAGAAGGTAAATGGGCTTATATTCGTCTTCCTTCTGGAGAAATAAGACTTTTTGATTTAAGATGTAGAGCAACTATTGGTCAAGTAGGAAATATCGATCATAAAAATGTCGTTTTAGGAAAAGCAGGAAGAAATAGGTGGTTAGGAAGAAGGCCACACGTTAGGGGTTCTGCTATGAACCCTGTAGATCATCCTCATGGTGGAGGTGAGGGCAAAGCACCTATTGGACATCCAGGTCCTCTTACTCCCTGGGGTAAACCTACGTTGGGATATAAAACTCGTAAGAAAAGAAAGCCATCTGATCGATTTATTGTTCAAAGAGCTAACGAAAAGAAAGAGATAAAATAGAGGTGAAAATTTATGGGAAGATCATTAAAAAAGGGGCCTTATGTAGACCCAAAACTTTTGGAAAAAATTAGAAAGCTTAATGAAAAAGGGGAAAAGAGGATAATTAAAACGTGGTCAAGAAGATCTATTATAGTACCAGAGATGGTAGGACATACTATTGCAGTTTACAATGGTAGGAAACATATTCCTATTTACATTACAGAAAATATGATAGGACATAGATTAGGAGAATTTGCACCTACTCGTACTTTTACAGGGCATAGAATTCCTACTGCTCGAATCACAGCTATTAAATAGGGAGGTAGTCTACAAATGTTTGAGGTTAAAGCAGAAAGTAAATATGTAAGAATATCTCCATATAAAGCAAGAAGAGTATTAGATTTAGTAAGAGGAAAAATGGTAAATGAGGCTGAGGCAATTTTAGAAGCCTTGCCTCATAAAGCTGCATATTTTATATTGAAATGCTTAAGATCTGCAAAAGCTAATGCGGAACATAATTTTGGTCTTAGAGGAGAGAGATTATATATTTCTCGAGCATGGATAAATGAAGCTCCAAGATGGAAAAGAATTAATCCAAGAGCACGAGGACGTGCTGATATAATTCAAAAAAGGAATAGTCACATTGTTATATATGTCCAAGAAAAAGAGGAGGGATAAAGTGGGACAAAAAACTCATCCTTATGGTTTTAGATTAGGAATTATAAAAGATTGGAAAAGTCATTGGTTTGCGGGAAAACAGGATTATATTATCTTATTACATGAGGATTGGGCAATTAGGAATTATATAAAGACTAATTATTCCCAGGCAGGTGTTTCCTTGATAGAAATAGAAAGAAAAGTAGCTAATAGAGTAGATATTACTATCCATACTGCAAGACCAGGAATGCTTATAGGTCGAGGAGGTATGGAGATAGAAAATATTCGAAAGAACCTAATAAAGTTAACAGGGAAGAATGTTTTTATATCTGTAAAGGAAATAAAAAATCCAGAACTTGATGCACAATTAGTTGCAGAAAACATTGCTTCTCAAATTGAGAGAAGAGTGAACTACAAAAGAGCAATGAAACAGGCAATAAATAGAGCTTTAAGAGCAGGAGCAAAGGGAATAAAAGTAATGTGCTCTGGAAGACTAAATGGAGCTGAAATTGCAAGATCAGAGTGGTTTAGGGAAGGAAGAATTCCCCTTCAGACATTAAGAGCAGATATTGATTACGGTTTTGCTGAGGCAAAAACTATTTCAGGAGTTATAGGAGTAAAGGTTTGGATTTATCATGGAGATAAACCAGAATTAGGAAAGGAATCTGTTGAAGAAATACCTTCTACTACTTCGATTTTACTTGAAGAAGATTTTGAAAGAGATGAGGTGGATTACGATGTTGATGCCTAAAAGAGTTAAATATAGAAAACAACATCGTGGTAGATTAAAAGGTAAAGCAAGTCGTGGGAATAGAGTTGTATTTGGTGATTACGGGATTCAAGCTTTAGCTCCTGCTTGGATAACTAGTGCTCAAATAGAGGCAGTCCGTAGAACTCTTACTCGTTACGCAGGAAAAAATGGAAGAGTATGGATCAGAATATTTCCAGATAAATCTGTTACTGCAAGACCTGCTGAAAGTAGAATGGGTGGAGGAAAAGGAGATGTAAAAGATTGGGTAGCTGTTGTAAAACCAGGTACTATTCTTTTTGAAATAGGTGGAATACCAGAGGAGGAAGCAAAAGAAGCAGTAAAAATAGCGGGAACTAAACTTCCCATTAAAACTCGTTTCGTATCTCGAGAATTAGGTGGTGAATAATTATGGTAAAAGCAAGAGAACTAAGAGAAAAAACAAACGATGAATTAAAAGAGGAATTAAAAAAACTTAGACATGAACTTTTTAATTTGAGATTTCAGCTTAAGACAGGTGGTCTTACAAATCCTCATAGAATAAAATTAGTTAGAAAAGATATTGCAAGGATATTAACAGTATTAAGAGAACGAGAACTTAAATCTTGAAAATAAGGAGAGGAAACTATGTCGGGTAAAAGAAAAGAAATGATTGGTAGAGTAGTGAGTGCTAAAATGCAGAAAACTATTGTGGTTCTTGTAGAGAATACCTTTTCGCATCCTTTATACAAAAAGACAGTTAAGAAGCTAAAGAAATATAAAGTTCACGATGAAAAACAAGAGGCAAAAGAGGGAGATCTTGTTCTGATTCAAGAGACTAGACCTTTAAGTAAGGAGAAGAGATGGCGATTAGTAAAAATATTAAGAAAAGGAGAAGCTCTCCCTACTATAACTGAAGAGGTAATGGAGGAAGGTGGTATAAATGATTCGACCTCAGACTAGGTTGGTTGTAGCAGATAATAGTGGAGCAAAAGAAATAATGTGTTTTAGAGTGTTAGGAAAAAAAAGTATTGCGGAAGTAGGAGATATAATCGTTGCAAGTGTTAAAGATGCTGTTCCTCGAGCAAGTATCAAAAAGGGTGATGTAGTCTATGCAGTTGTTATTCGAACAAGAAAGGAAATAAGAAGAAAGGATGGTTCTTACGTGAGATTTGATGATAATGCTGCAGTGATTATAGATAAGCAAGGAAATCCAAGAGGGACAAGAGTTTTTGGACCAGTAGCAAGAGAATTAAGAGATAAAAATTTCACAAAAATAATTTCCTTAGCTGCTGAGGTTATATAAGGAGGAAGATTTTATGTTTGGAATAAAAAAAGGAGATTTAGTTTTAGTAATATCAGGTAAAGATAAAGGAAAAAGAGGAAAAGTCATAAGTATCCTTCCACGGGAAGATAAAATAGTTGTGGAGGGAATAAATATTGTAAAAAAACATATGAGACCTACCCCTAAAAATAGGCAAGGAGGTATTGTAGAAAAACCTGCACCAATTTATAGGTGCAAAGTTATGTTGATTTGTCCTCGTTGTAACCATCCAGCAAGAATTAAATATTCCTTTTTAGAAACAGGACAAAAGGTAAGAGTTTGTAAAAAATGCAATGAAATTATTGATCGTGTGTAACTAGGGAGGAAGAGATATGGAAATTCTAAAGCAAAAATATAAAAAGGAAATTATTCCAGAAATGATGAAGAAATTTGGATATAAAAATCCGATGGCTGTTCCTCGCTTAGAAAAAATTGTGATAAATATGGGAGTTAGCGATGCTGTACAAAATCCTTCTGCAATTGAATCTGCAGCAAGAGATTTAGCTGTAATTACTGGACAAAAACCTTTAGTAAGAAGAGCACGAAAATCGATCTCTAATTTTCATTTAAGAAAAGGTATGCCCATTGGATTAAAAGTAACTTTAAGAGGAGATAGAATGTATGCCTTTTTATATAAGTTAATAAATATTGCTCTTCCAAGAGTAAGAGACTTTCAAGGTGTTTCTCCAAATTCCTTTGATGGTAGAGGTAATTATAGTCTTGGAATTAAGGAACAGTTAATTTTTCCAGAGGTTGAATATGATAAAATAGACAAAATAAGAGGAATGGATATTACTATAGTTACTACTGCAAAAACCGATGAAGAAGCAAAAGAGCTCTTATCTCTTTTTGGTATGCCTTTTAAAAAATAGAAATTAGAAGAGAGGGAGGAAATTGTGGCCAAGAAATCACAAATTGTTAAATGGTTAAAACCCAAAAAATTTAAAGTTCGAGAATATAATAGATGTAAAATCTGTGGAAGACCACGGGGATACATAAGAAGATTTGGTCTTTGTAGACTTTGTTTTAGAGAATTAGCCCTTAAAGGAGAAATTCCAGGAGTAAGAAAGGCAAGTTGGTAGGAGGTTTTTACTATGACGCTTACAGATCCTATTGCGGATATGCTAGTTAGAATTAATAATGCGAATCAAAGAAGAAAATCCATAGTTGATATTCCTTTTTCAAAACTAAAACTTAGTATAACGGAGCTTCTATTAAAGGAAGGATATATTGATAAATATGAAGTATTTGGCGAAGAACCTAAAAAGTTTATTCGTATTTATTTGAAATATGTTAATAAAATACCAGTGATTCAAGGAGTAAAAAGAGTTAGTAAGCCTGGAAGAAGATATTATGTAAGTAAAGATGAAATACCTAGGGTACTTGGAGGATTAGGAATTGCTATAATATCTACCTCAAAGGGATTAATGACTGATAAAGAAGCAAGGACTTTAGGTATTGGTGGGGAAGTTCTTTGTATGATTTGGTAAAGGAGGAATTAGGATATGTCAAGAATAGGTAGAAAACCAATAATGATACCAGAGAAAGTAGAAGTTGAATTCATAGGAGAAAATAGTTTAAGAGTAAAGGGCCCTTTAGGAATTTTAGAAAAAAGTTTTCATCCTCTAATATCAATAAAAGCACAAGATCATCAAATAATAGTAGAAAGATCTGATGATGAGAAATTTTCTAAAGCCCTTCATGGTTTAACAAGAGCTCTTATTAATAACATGATTGTTGGAGTTACTCAGGGTTTTGAGAAGAAATTAGAACTACAAGGGACTGGATATAGAGCAAGACTTCAAGGAAATAAGTTAGTCATGGATTTAGGATTCTCTCATCCTGTGGAATTAGAGATACCTGAGGGTTTAAGTGTAAATGTAGAAGATAATACTAAGATAACAATTAAAGGAATAGATAAAGAGAAAGTAGGCCAATTTGCTGCTTATATTCGAAGTATTAAACCTGCAGAGCCTTATAAAGGAAAAGGAATTAGATATCTTGGTGAAAAAATACGTCAAAAGGCTGGTAAGGCAGGGAAAAAATAGGAGGTAGTGTATAAATGATAGAAAAAGAATCAAGAAAAGAAAAAAGAAAGATAAGACATTTAAGAATAAGAAAGAAAATATTTGGAACTCCTGAAAGGCCTCGTTTAGCTGTGTTTAAAAGTTTAAGATATATTTATGCTCAGATTATTGATGATACTAAAGGACATACATTGGTTTCTGCTTCGTCTCTAGAAAAGGAATTAAAGTCACAGTTAAAATCTACAGATAATATAGAGGCAGCAAAATTAGTAGGAAAAGTTATTGCTAAAAGAGCTTTAGAAAAGGGAATAAAGAAAGTAGTTTTTGATAGAGGTGGATTTTTATATCATGGAAGAATAAAAGCTCTTGCTGATAGTGCAAGAGCTGAAGGATTGGAATTTTAAAAAATAAGGAGGGAAAATAATTGAGCAAAGAATTAGAACCTATTTTTAAAGAAAGAGTTGTAGAGATTAGAAGAGTAGCTAAAGTTGTTAAAGGAGGAAAGAATTTGAGGTTTAGAGCTTTAGTTGTTGTTGGAGATGAGCAAGGAACTGTTGGTGTAGGAATTGCAAAAGCAGCGGAAGTTCCTGATGCTATTAGAAAAGCAATAAGAAAAGCTAAAAAGAATGCCATAAAAGTTTCCATAAGCAAAGGAACAATTCCTCACGAAGTTATTGGAAAATTAGGAGCCTCAAAAATTCTTTTAAAGCCTGCTGCTCCTGGTACTGGAGTTATCGCAGGAGGTGCTGCAAGGGCTGTTTTGGAATTGGCAGGAATTAAAAACATTCTAGCAAAGTCTTTAGGTTCAACTACTGCTATTAACTTAGCCCAAGCAACTTTAAACGCATTGAAAGCTTTAAGAGATCTTCCTGAGGTGGCAAAAATGAGAGGAAAGAAAATAAGAGAAATTGTAAAAGTTTCTCAGAAATCCTCAAATGGGGAGGGAGAAAATTGAAACTTTCTGAATTAAAACCAAAATTAGGAGCAAGAAAGGAACCAAAAAGAGTAGGTTGTGGGTATGCTGCTTCTGGGAAGTATGCGGGGAGAGGCATGAGTGGACAAAATTCAAGAACAGGAGATGGGACGCGACCAGGATTTGAAGGAGGGCAAACTCCTCTTACTCGAAGACTTCCCAAACTTGGTGGAATACCAAATGCTCCTTATAGAAAATATACCATAGTTAATCTAAAAGTTTTGGAAGAGAATTTTAATCCTAATGATGTAGTAGATCCTGAGATATTACTAAAAAAGAGAATAATTAAAAAAGTAAATTTTGGAGTAAAGATCTTAGGAGATGGTGAAATTTCTAAACCCTTAATTGTAAGAGCTCATTCTTTTAGCTCCTCAGCTCAAGAAAAAATTGAAAGGGCAGGCGGAAAAGTAGAGGTGATTAAATAGTGTTTGATACTTTAATAAGAGCTTTTAAACTTCCTGATTTGAGAAAGAAAATACTATTTACATTGTTTATTTTTGCTGTATATAGATTTGGTGCTCATATACCAGTGCCAGGAGTAGATAGGGTTGCTTTGAGTAATTTATTTAAATCTCAAGGACTTCTTGGTTTTTTAGACTTATTTACAGGTGGAGCTCTTGCAAGATTTTCTATCTTTGCAATGGGTATTACTCCTTATATTAATGCTTCAATTATGATGGAGCTTCTTACTGTAGTATTTCCTTCTTTAGGAGCACTAAAAAAGGAGGAAGATGGAAGAAGAAAACT
This genomic window contains:
- the tuf gene encoding elongation factor Tu (EF-Tu; promotes GTP-dependent binding of aminoacyl-tRNA to the A-site of ribosomes during protein biosynthesis; when the tRNA anticodon matches the mRNA codon, GTP hydrolysis results; the inactive EF-Tu-GDP leaves the ribosome and release of GDP is promoted by elongation factor Ts; many prokaryotes have two copies of the gene encoding EF-Tu); protein product: RLPEGVQMVMPGDNLEMEIKLIKPIALEEGLRFAIREGGKTVGAGVVTKIIE
- the rpsJ gene encoding 30S ribosomal protein S10 produces the protein MSSYLEKQRIRIRLKAFDHRILDQSAKKIIDTVRGTGAKISGPIPLPTKVSRYWVLRSPHVNKNSGEHFEIRVHKRLIDIIEPTAKTVEALMNLELPAGVEVEIKT
- the rplC gene encoding 50S ribosomal protein L3 is translated as MSAPTTKGILGRKIGMTQIFRENGEVVPVTVVKGGPCLILSLKLEERDGYNAIQLGYEQCKETKLNKPQRGFFKKLGFPTFKIVKEIRVINPHEYKPGQELTVDIFKEGELVDVTGKTKGRGFTSHIKRWNFSRGRMSHGSKCHRRRASIGAGGVQHVMKGQKMAGRYGNELVTIQNLEIVKVDKEKNLLLIKGAIPGPPGNLLVIRKAIKSLRKGIEQ
- the rplD gene encoding 50S ribosomal protein L4 codes for the protein MIQVPVYNQNGEKVSEIELKEELFGVKTRPDLFHMCVVMYLANGRQGTHSTKRRSEVNRSGRKVWPQKGTGHARQGDRKATHWVGGGRPFGPKPRDYSYKMPKKMRRLAIRSALSTKLKENNLIILDKIELSQPKTKEFVKILDNFGLSNSSVLVSLPKKNELIKRATSNIKNVKTMVASCLNVYDLLKYDYLILTIDAIPVLEEAFLK
- the rplW gene encoding 50S ribosomal protein L23 — protein: MKDPYTVILSPIISEKSTELSKYGKYIFEIARDANKIDVRRAVEEIFKVKVKKVAIINEKPKLRRLGMSQGYTSKRKKAIVTLQPGYKIELISGV
- the rplB gene encoding 50S ribosomal protein L2, with the protein product MPLKKLRPITPGTRHALLPDFSEITKEEPEKSLVVPLKKSGGRNNFGHITVRFRGGGHKRLYRIIDFKRDKDNIPAKVISIEYDPNRSARIALLSYSDGEKRYIIAPEGLKVGDTVISGENVDIKVGNNLPLKNIPDGTLIHNLELYPGRGGQLVRAAGTSAQILGKEGKWAYIRLPSGEIRLFDLRCRATIGQVGNIDHKNVVLGKAGRNRWLGRRPHVRGSAMNPVDHPHGGGEGKAPIGHPGPLTPWGKPTLGYKTRKKRKPSDRFIVQRANEKKEIK
- the rpsS gene encoding 30S ribosomal protein S19; protein product: MGRSLKKGPYVDPKLLEKIRKLNEKGEKRIIKTWSRRSIIVPEMVGHTIAVYNGRKHIPIYITENMIGHRLGEFAPTRTFTGHRIPTARITAIK
- the rplV gene encoding 50S ribosomal protein L22; amino-acid sequence: MFEVKAESKYVRISPYKARRVLDLVRGKMVNEAEAILEALPHKAAYFILKCLRSAKANAEHNFGLRGERLYISRAWINEAPRWKRINPRARGRADIIQKRNSHIVIYVQEKEEG
- the rpsC gene encoding 30S ribosomal protein S3 — its product is MGQKTHPYGFRLGIIKDWKSHWFAGKQDYIILLHEDWAIRNYIKTNYSQAGVSLIEIERKVANRVDITIHTARPGMLIGRGGMEIENIRKNLIKLTGKNVFISVKEIKNPELDAQLVAENIASQIERRVNYKRAMKQAINRALRAGAKGIKVMCSGRLNGAEIARSEWFREGRIPLQTLRADIDYGFAEAKTISGVIGVKVWIYHGDKPELGKESVEEIPSTTSILLEEDFERDEVDYDVDA
- the rplP gene encoding 50S ribosomal protein L16 gives rise to the protein MLMPKRVKYRKQHRGRLKGKASRGNRVVFGDYGIQALAPAWITSAQIEAVRRTLTRYAGKNGRVWIRIFPDKSVTARPAESRMGGGKGDVKDWVAVVKPGTILFEIGGIPEEEAKEAVKIAGTKLPIKTRFVSRELGGE
- the rpmC gene encoding 50S ribosomal protein L29, which gives rise to MVKARELREKTNDELKEELKKLRHELFNLRFQLKTGGLTNPHRIKLVRKDIARILTVLRERELKS
- the rplN gene encoding 50S ribosomal protein L14; translation: MIRPQTRLVVADNSGAKEIMCFRVLGKKSIAEVGDIIVASVKDAVPRASIKKGDVVYAVVIRTRKEIRRKDGSYVRFDDNAAVIIDKQGNPRGTRVFGPVARELRDKNFTKIISLAAEVI
- the rplX gene encoding 50S ribosomal protein L24, whose amino-acid sequence is MFGIKKGDLVLVISGKDKGKRGKVISILPREDKIVVEGINIVKKHMRPTPKNRQGGIVEKPAPIYRCKVMLICPRCNHPARIKYSFLETGQKVRVCKKCNEIIDRV
- the rplE gene encoding 50S ribosomal protein L5; the encoded protein is MEILKQKYKKEIIPEMMKKFGYKNPMAVPRLEKIVINMGVSDAVQNPSAIESAARDLAVITGQKPLVRRARKSISNFHLRKGMPIGLKVTLRGDRMYAFLYKLINIALPRVRDFQGVSPNSFDGRGNYSLGIKEQLIFPEVEYDKIDKIRGMDITIVTTAKTDEEAKELLSLFGMPFKK
- a CDS encoding type Z 30S ribosomal protein S14, with the protein product MAKKSQIVKWLKPKKFKVREYNRCKICGRPRGYIRRFGLCRLCFRELALKGEIPGVRKASW
- the rpsH gene encoding 30S ribosomal protein S8; the protein is MTLTDPIADMLVRINNANQRRKSIVDIPFSKLKLSITELLLKEGYIDKYEVFGEEPKKFIRIYLKYVNKIPVIQGVKRVSKPGRRYYVSKDEIPRVLGGLGIAIISTSKGLMTDKEARTLGIGGEVLCMIW
- the rplF gene encoding 50S ribosomal protein L6 codes for the protein MSRIGRKPIMIPEKVEVEFIGENSLRVKGPLGILEKSFHPLISIKAQDHQIIVERSDDEKFSKALHGLTRALINNMIVGVTQGFEKKLELQGTGYRARLQGNKLVMDLGFSHPVELEIPEGLSVNVEDNTKITIKGIDKEKVGQFAAYIRSIKPAEPYKGKGIRYLGEKIRQKAGKAGKK
- the rplR gene encoding 50S ribosomal protein L18, with translation MIEKESRKEKRKIRHLRIRKKIFGTPERPRLAVFKSLRYIYAQIIDDTKGHTLVSASSLEKELKSQLKSTDNIEAAKLVGKVIAKRALEKGIKKVVFDRGGFLYHGRIKALADSARAEGLEF
- the rpsE gene encoding 30S ribosomal protein S5, with the translated sequence MSKELEPIFKERVVEIRRVAKVVKGGKNLRFRALVVVGDEQGTVGVGIAKAAEVPDAIRKAIRKAKKNAIKVSISKGTIPHEVIGKLGASKILLKPAAPGTGVIAGGAARAVLELAGIKNILAKSLGSTTAINLAQATLNALKALRDLPEVAKMRGKKIREIVKVSQKSSNGEGEN
- the rplO gene encoding 50S ribosomal protein L15, with protein sequence MKLSELKPKLGARKEPKRVGCGYAASGKYAGRGMSGQNSRTGDGTRPGFEGGQTPLTRRLPKLGGIPNAPYRKYTIVNLKVLEENFNPNDVVDPEILLKKRIIKKVNFGVKILGDGEISKPLIVRAHSFSSSAQEKIERAGGKVEVIK